From Stigmatopora nigra isolate UIUO_SnigA chromosome 5, RoL_Snig_1.1, whole genome shotgun sequence, a single genomic window includes:
- the oma1 gene encoding metalloendopeptidase OMA1, mitochondrial has translation MFPLLKGAPLTQLARHVQVRSHAFQVRVYRAPHRHLHGTSRALLAPRGAPEMLLFKTPPCIHLLPRGAQFRTSARVEAIPTPLIWMVLKPVQKLMAIILGRSLRKWWVALPDNRRQLLRQWAWRQRWRLLVATVAVAVVTALLVFTHLDQSPVTGRTRLLVFSRQNYMEFAALTSKAYMEEFEELMLPKSDARHQAVERVVEHLAQRNLDLPEMANVDWTVHVVQSDTTNAFVLPNGKVFMFTGMLEAVADIHQLTIILGHEMAHALLGHAAEQASLSHVVDLLSVVLLAAIWAVCPRDSLALLGQWVQGKLTKVMFNRPYSRKLEAEADQVGLQLAAKACADVRAASVFWQQMEMREQLSGEASLPEWMSTHPSHKNRVAQLDRQMPQALELRETCACPPLSSTDPRVVFSKSVRVLLEDAKTKSKPKAAIDGTRLPSGVTAPAALIAQSPPST, from the exons ATGTTTCCCTTGTTGAAGGGGGCTCCCTTGACCCAGCTGGCGCGACACGTTCAGGTGCGCTCACACGCCTTCCAAGTCCGCGTTTATCGAGCGCCACATCGTCATCTCCATGGAACCTCTCGGGCACTTTTGGCCCCACGCGGAGCCCCCGAGATGCTCTTGTTTAAAACGCCACCGTGCATTCATTTGCTTCCGCGTGGGGCTCAGTTTCGAACCTCGGCACGGGTAGAAGCCATACCTACTCCTCTCATTTGGATGGTCCTTAAACCCGTCCAAAAGCTCATGGCCATCATTTTGGGAAG GAGTTTAAGGAAATGGTGGGTGGCATTGCCTGATAACCGGCGTCAGCTCCTCCGCCAGTGGGCGTGGCGGCAGCGCTGGAGATTGCTGGTGGCCACGGTTGCGGTGGCGGTCGTCACGGCCCTCCTCGTCTTTACGCACTTGGACCAGTCCCCGGTGACCGGACGCACACGCCTCCTGGTTTTCAGCAGGCAGAACTACATGGAGTTTGCAGCGCTCACCTCCAAAGCA TACATGGAGGAGTTTGAGGAGCTTATGTTGCCCAAGAGTGACGCCCGGCACCAagcggtggagcgagtggtggAGCACCTGGCCCAGCGGAATCTGGACCTCCCCGAAATGGCCAACGTGGATTGGACCGTGCACGTGGTGCAGAGCGACACCACCAATGCCTTCGTGCTTCCG AACGGCAAAGTGTTCATGTTCACGGGCATGCTGGAAGCTGTAGCAGACATCCACCAGCTCACCATCATCCTAGGACATGAGATGGCCCACGCCTTACTGGGACACGCT GCGGAGCAGGCCAGCCTGTCCCACGTGGTGGACCTCCTCTCCGTGGTCTTGCTCGCCGCCATCTGGGCCGTGTGTCCACGCGACAGCTTGGCGCTGCTTGGCCAATGGGTCCAGGGAAAGCTCACCAAG GTGATGTTCAACCGTCCTTACAGCAGGAAGTTGGAGGCGGAAGCTGATCAAGTCGGCTTACAGTTGGCAGCCAAG GCGTGTGCAGACGTGCGTGCGGCCTCGGTTTTCTGGCAACAGATGGAAATGAGGGAGCAGCTGAGTGGCGAGGCCAGCCTCCCCGAGTGGATGTCCACGCATCCGTCGCACAAGAACCGCGTGGCGCAACTGGACCGCCAAATGCCGCAA GCTCTGGAGTTGAGGGAAACCTGCGCATGTCCCCCCCTGTCGTCCACAGACCCACGCGTGGTTTTCTCCAAGAGCGTGCGGGTGCTGCTGGAGGACGCAAAGACCAAGAGCAAGCCCAAAGCGGCTATAGACGGGACGCGGTTACCTTCTGGCGTGACGGCCCCCGCAGCTCTAATAGCCCAAAGCCCTCCCTCCACCTGA